The Pirellulales bacterium region TACTTGGAAACAGCCCCTTGGAACTGGTCCATCCCGGAGTTGTCGCAAACGGGAGAGTACCGAGGTCTGGGGACGTTGCTGTTTCGAGAGGCGGTCAAACTAAGCCTGGAGGAAGAGTTTCAGGGAAGGGTTGGATTGCACGCCTTGCCGCAGGCGGAGAGCTTCTATCGCGAGGTGTGCGGGATGCGCGATCTCGGCTTGGACAAGAGCAAGGAGGGATTGAGGTACTTTGAATTGTCGCCGGCGGACGCCCGGCGTTTTTTGGAGAGTGGAGGTGAATGATGGCCGGCAAGGTTGAGGAAAGGAACGATTACAGGGAATGGCTGAGCAAGAAGGCGGATAAGGAGGATGCTTGCCAAAGTGTCGCCGCCGGCGGCCTGTTGGTCGATCTGGGAGTGTTTCGAGAGATTGCCCCAGGCTCCCCACCAGTGTTTGGCAGATTGATCGAGTTTGCCAGGCGATCGAAAGGGTGGAACGTCGAGGAAATGGCGAAGTTGGCCGAGGTAAGTGTCGGTGAACTGATTAGCATCGAGCAGGAGCATGATTTCGAACCGCAGGTTCGCACGGTCTACAAGCTCGGCGCTCTTTTGGGATGGAACCCAACCAAGCTGATGCAACTGGCGGGGCTATCCGCGGAACGCCATGCTCCCTTGGGAGAGGCGGCCATCCGTTTCGCGGCTCGCAGCGAGCCGACCACTCCGCTTACTCCGATCGAACAAGCAGCGCTCGATGAGTTTGCGAGGGAGTTGGTCGAGTCCACGGACAAACGATAAGTCATCGTCCGTTCCCTAGACAGAAATGGGCGACGCTTCTGCCACACTTGATGAAAAGCGAGTCGCGGAGGCAACGAGCATCATGATGGATTGGCGAACGTGCTCAGGAAGCTCGGGCCAATGCTGCGAAAGTTTCGCTAAGTCTGTGTCAGCGAGAGACGGAAGATGCCCCTCCGGGCAACACGACTGCTGAGTATCTGCTGACAGAGCGCAAGCCCCCTCTCCACAAGTGTCGATAGCATAATCGCTTGCGGAAATTCCACAGAGGGTTCGATTCCCGCCGCCTCCACTTGTCAAATCGTAAACTATTTCACGTCTTGGATTTGCAGTCATGAAGGTCGCGGGTTGGTTTCCCGCCACCCCAGCTCACGTATTGATTGCCAGCGATCCAGCTTCATCACGCAAACCCTTGCTGAGCGAGGTGTTTTCGTTCGTGGTCGGCGATTTGGTTGATATCGCCCGACCTCGAAAACCCTCCAGCGACTCAAAAAATGCAGCGCCAATGCAGCGCCCGCTGCGGCGAGCCGTTTTGCCGATTGGCCGTCGAGTCACGGCGCAAACGCAAATGTCCGCCCGAACCGACCTAGTTTTATCTCGTGGCGACTACCGTTGGTTGCATCTCGACCTCGATCGCATGGTCCCGACCATCGTCGACAAGCGTGACGAAATCGTTGGGTAGCTCGGTCCCGTCTAGCGAGATACGAGTGACCGTGGCGTCTGCACTATGGGCATGGACCGTGATCTGATAGGACGTCGCGCGATAGCGATAGTGAATCCGAAATGTGGTCCAGTCCGCCGGCAGGCAAGGTGTGATGCGCAGTTGGTCCACTTCCAAGTGCAGTCCGAGAAGCGACTCGATGATCAGGCGGTACATCCAGCCGGCCGATCCGGTGTACCACGTCCAGCCACCGCAGCCCGTGTGTGGTGCGACGCCGTAGACGTCGGCGGCCACGACGTAGGGCTCGACACGGTACGTGGCTACGCCAGCGGGAGTGGCCCCATGCGTAATGGGATTGATCAGCGAAAACAGTTCCCAGGCACGCTCGGCATCTCCCATGGCGGCCGCGGCCATGACTGTCCAGATGGCGCTATGCGTGTACTGGCCACCATTCTCGCGCACGCCCGGCACGTAGCCTTTGATGTAGCCCGGGTTGAGATCCGACTTGTCGAACGGCGGGTCGAGCAGCAGGATCAGGCGATCTTCGCGGCGGACAAGGCGACGATCGACGTTTTCCAGCGCTACCGCAGAGCGCTCCAACGTGCCTGCGCCCGAGAGGACCGACCAACTCTGCGAAATGGCATCGATCTGACATTCCTCGTTCTGGGCCGAGCCGAGCGGTGTTCCGTCGTCGAAGTAGGCGCGGCGATACCAGTCGCCGTCCCAGCCGTGTTCCTCGATATTCCCGCGCAAGCGACCTGCCTCGACCGTGAACTGATCGGCGAGCGCCTCATCACCGCGTCGCTGGGCCAGCGCCGCGAACTGCGTGAGTACATCGAAGAGGAAGAAAGCCAGCCATACACTTTCGCCGCGACCATGCTGGCCGACGAGGTTCATGCCGTCGTTCCAGTCGCCGCAACCCATCAACGGAAGACCATGCTCGCCGAAGCGTAGGCCCCGATCGATCGCGCGGACCGCATGCTCGTAGAGGGTGCCGATATCGTCGGAGACCTGCGGCAGATCGTAGTTCGATTCCTCGTCGTCGCGCAAGAGACGCGAATTCAAGAAGGGAATGCGTTCCTCGAGCACGCCCGTGTCGCCTGTCATGCCGACATAACGGCAAACGGCCAGCGGCAGCCAGAGGTAATCGTCGGAGAAGTGGGTCCGCACGCCACGTCCCTCGGGCGGGTGCCACCAATGCTGCACGTCGCCCTCGCGGAACTGGTGTCCCGCGGCGCGCAGCAAATGCGCGCGGAGCAACTGCGGCTCGGCGTGTACCAGGGCCATCGCATCCTGCAGTTGATCGCGAAAGCCGAACGCGCCCCCCGACTGATAGAATCCCGAGCGGGCCCACATGCGGCAAGCCAACGTCTGATAGACGAGCCAGCCGTTCGCCAGATAATTGATCGCCGGGTCGGGCGTTTCCAAATAGATGACGCCGAGCGTCTGACTCCAATAGTGCCACACGCCCTCAATGGCCCGATTGGCGCTGTCAACGTTGCGAAACCGGAGTGCCAGGTTCTTGGCCTCGGCCGCGCCGCGCGCCGCGCCAAGCGTAAAGGTGATTGTTCGCTCCTCGCCGTCGGCCAGCGTGAGTGGCGTTTGGAACGCGGCGCATGGGTCGTATCCCGCGCCTACCCGGCCCGAAAGCCGCACGCGCCGCATGGCGTGGGGATTGGCCAGTCGGCTGTTCCGGCCGAGGAATTCCGCACGATCGCCGGTCAGGGTGCGGTTCCATTCGCTGCAATTGACGAACGCGACTCGGTCACCGAACTCGGGGCTGTAGACATTGCGTGCCAGGATGGCCCCGCTCGCCGCGTCCGATTCGGTCACCACGTGCAGCAGCGACTTGCTGCGAACATCGCCGAGGACCAATTCCCAGAATCCGGTGACGGACAA contains the following coding sequences:
- a CDS encoding helix-turn-helix transcriptional regulator, producing the protein MMAGKVEERNDYREWLSKKADKEDACQSVAAGGLLVDLGVFREIAPGSPPVFGRLIEFARRSKGWNVEEMAKLAEVSVGELISIEQEHDFEPQVRTVYKLGALLGWNPTKLMQLAGLSAERHAPLGEAAIRFAARSEPTTPLTPIEQAALDEFARELVESTDKR